In bacterium, one genomic interval encodes:
- a CDS encoding AAA family ATPase encodes MDVLIKELHERVKQESAFVDDILGEIRKVIVGQELIINRLLIGLLADGHILLEGVPGLAKTLSVKSLAGTISAGFQRIQFTPDLLPADLIGTMVYNQKSGEFAPHKGPIFSNIILADEINRAPAKVQSALLEAMQERQVTISKETYLLEEPFLVLATQNPIEQEGTYPLPEAQVDRFMLKVLITYPSKQEERAIVDLMTTGEKPSVRPVVEPRQILEARKLVNEIYMEDKLKDYIVEIVFATRFPGRYGLHDLTSLIEYGASPRASIYITMAAKAHAFLRHRGYVIPDDIKSIAPDILRHRIILTYEAEAQEKTSDDIVKTILDSIEVP; translated from the coding sequence ATGGACGTTCTGATAAAGGAGCTGCACGAGCGAGTAAAGCAAGAGAGCGCTTTCGTTGACGACATTTTGGGCGAGATTCGGAAGGTAATTGTCGGGCAGGAGCTGATCATAAATCGGCTTTTGATTGGGCTTCTGGCTGACGGGCACATTCTTTTAGAGGGCGTGCCCGGCCTGGCCAAGACGCTGTCGGTGAAATCGCTTGCGGGGACGATAAGCGCCGGGTTTCAGAGGATCCAGTTCACGCCAGACCTTCTGCCGGCCGACCTTATCGGCACGATGGTCTATAACCAGAAGAGCGGCGAGTTTGCGCCTCATAAAGGCCCGATCTTTTCCAATATCATATTGGCCGACGAGATCAACCGTGCTCCAGCGAAGGTCCAGAGTGCGCTATTGGAGGCGATGCAGGAGCGACAGGTAACGATCAGCAAGGAGACATATCTGCTGGAGGAGCCGTTCTTGGTGCTCGCCACACAGAACCCGATCGAGCAGGAGGGCACGTATCCGCTGCCCGAGGCGCAGGTGGATAGGTTCATGCTGAAGGTGCTTATCACGTACCCCAGCAAACAGGAGGAGCGGGCAATAGTGGACCTGATGACGACGGGCGAGAAGCCCAGCGTGAGGCCGGTGGTTGAGCCCAGGCAGATACTCGAGGCGCGAAAGCTCGTCAACGAGATATACATGGAAGACAAGCTGAAGGACTACATCGTAGAAATAGTCTTCGCAACGCGCTTTCCTGGCCGATACGGCCTGCACGATCTCACATCGCTGATCGAATACGGCGCCTCGCCCCGCGCCTCGATCTACATCACGATGGCGGCCAAGGCGCACGCCTTCTTGAGGCATCGGGGCTACGTTATCCCTGACGACATCAAGTCGATAGCGCCGGACATCCTGAGGCACCGGATCATCCTTACGTATGAGGCCGAGGCGCAGGAGAAGACCTCCGACGACATCGTGAAGACGATTCTGGACAGCATCGAGGTGCCGTAG
- a CDS encoding right-handed parallel beta-helix repeat-containing protein: protein MKGLFGPVWMCWLLLSLSAFGVYAAEYHVNWDGTGDFTRIQDAIDAAVDGDTIVVDPGTYYENVRFDGKNIALRSLDPQDEQVVASTIIDGRWASSVVTFAGTEDETCVLSGFTITRGNSASGYGGGILGGDTWPDPAYTRAEISNCTISGNSYGGLTACNGPISNCTISANSGAYAGGLYDCDGTISNCTISGNPAGGLEYCDGTITNCIVWGNEADYAGGGLYDCDGTISNCTISGNTAKWAGGGLIYCDGTITNCTISANSAAGCGGGLCYCYGTITNCIVWGNEAPEGPELFDCDAAITYSCIRGWTGGGEGNISEDPLFATGPLGDYYLSCREAGQAADSPCIDAGSDTAETLGLDKFTTRTDGVPDTGIVDMGYHYLLTFDQNPQIECSLNSSQFAPGDALVGFIEAHNPGPDVSVDAYVAFVLPDGAIMSLTSGGLAIGRYPWISNVVLPSGFDFGPTEVLQITVPKSPGGYLFAAALAPPGQIEFIGEPSLFPFTITD, encoded by the coding sequence ATGAAGGGGTTGTTTGGCCCTGTTTGGATGTGTTGGTTGCTTCTTTCTTTATCAGCCTTTGGTGTATATGCCGCTGAGTATCACGTCAACTGGGATGGGACGGGCGATTTCACGCGCATTCAGGATGCCATTGATGCAGCCGTGGATGGCGACACAATAGTCGTGGATCCCGGGACCTACTATGAGAACGTCCGTTTTGATGGCAAGAACATAGCCCTGCGTTCCCTCGACCCCCAGGATGAACAGGTCGTCGCCTCGACGATCATTGACGGTCGCTGGGCCAGCAGCGTGGTTACATTTGCGGGCACGGAGGATGAGACGTGCGTGCTCTCCGGGTTCACGATCACCAGAGGCAATAGCGCTTCCGGCTACGGCGGCGGAATTCTAGGTGGGGACACGTGGCCCGATCCGGCTTACACTCGTGCCGAGATCAGCAACTGCACGATCAGCGGCAACTCGTACGGCGGGCTTACCGCGTGCAACGGCCCGATCAGCAACTGCACGATCAGCGCCAACAGCGGCGCGTACGCCGGCGGGCTTTACGACTGCGACGGGACGATCAGCAACTGCACGATCAGCGGCAACCCGGCCGGCGGGCTCGAATATTGCGACGGGACGATCACCAACTGCATCGTCTGGGGCAACGAGGCGGACTACGCCGGCGGCGGGCTTTACGACTGCGACGGGACGATCAGCAACTGCACGATCAGCGGCAACACTGCGAAGTGGGCCGGCGGCGGGCTGATCTATTGCGACGGGACGATCACCAACTGCACAATTAGCGCCAACTCGGCGGCGGGCTGCGGCGGCGGGCTCTGCTACTGCTACGGGACGATCACCAACTGCATCGTCTGGGGCAACGAGGCGCCGGAGGGCCCCGAGCTTTTTGACTGTGATGCAGCGATAACCTATTCCTGCATTCGGGGCTGGACCGGCGGGGGCGAGGGCAACATCTCGGAGGACCCGCTCTTCGCCACAGGGCCGCTCGGGGACTATTATCTATCCTGCCGGGAGGCGGGGCAGGCTGCCGACAGCCCTTGCATTGATGCGGGGAGTGACACAGCTGAGACCCTGGGCCTCGACAAGTTCACGACGAGGACAGATGGCGTCCCAGACACCGGAATAGTTGATATGGGCTACCACTACCTGTTGACGTTCGATCAGAACCCACAGATCGAGTGCTCGCTCAACTCCAGCCAGTTTGCCCCGGGCGATGCCCTTGTCGGGTTCATCGAGGCGCATAATCCGGGTCCAGATGTCTCGGTTGACGCCTACGTCGCGTTCGTTCTGCCCGACGGTGCGATAATGTCGCTCACCAGCGGCGGCCTCGCGATTGGGAGATACCCCTGGATCTCTAATGTGGTTCTGCCGAGCGGGTTTGATTTCGGGCCGACCGAGGTCCTCCAGATAACGGTGCCGAAAAGCCCCGGAGGCTATCTGTTCGCCGCCGCGCTGGCCCCGCCGGGCCAGATTGAGTTCATAGGCGAGCCGAGCCTATTCCCGTTCACTATCACCGACTGA